One genomic window of Solanum dulcamara chromosome 12, daSolDulc1.2, whole genome shotgun sequence includes the following:
- the LOC129876427 gene encoding uncharacterized protein LOC129876427 isoform X3 codes for MMEKFLPVGRFDDFRCSGDSILLLSGPPSSGKTSLAFQFAINSAIAGDRNVVFICNRRKLESKPPYLAQGIDPCSDVINRIQMKNCQERYNNTRGRDLAMVRVLALCHNAIMYANEKGPCQLLLSDTHNGDSPRLLYLYKRWVSSIYTIKGDGFGSYLIRSLGVAKSATTKLAKYSIALQYLVYEGITEDEEQSDE; via the exons ATGATGGAGAAATTCTTACCGGTTGGACGATTTGATGATTTTCGCTGCAGTGGTGACTCAATTCTCCTTCTTTCTGGCCCTCCCTCATC AGGGAAGACCTCTTTAGCTTTCCAATTCGCAATTAATTCTGCAATTGCTGGTGACCGTAATGTTGTCTTCATTTGCAACCGTCGGAAGTTGGAGAGTAAACCCCCCTATTTAGCTCAG GGAATTGATCCGTGTTCTGATGTTATTAACCGTATTCAGATGAA AAACTGCCAAGAGAGATACAATAATACTCGAGGAAGGGATTTGGCGATGGTTCGAGTATTAGCCTTATGTCATAATGCGATTATGTATGCTAA TGAAAAGGGGCCATGTCAGCTTCTACTCTCCGATACTCATAATGGTGACTCTCCAAGGTTGCTATACCTTTACAAGAGATGGGTCTCTTCAATCTACACAATCAAAG GGGATGGCTTTGGATCATATCTTATTAGGAGTTTGGGTGTTGCCAAATCTGCAACAACTAAACTTGCAAAATACTCCATAGCTCTTCAGTATTTGGTTTATGAAGGTATTACAGAAGATGAAGAGCAATCAGATGAATGA
- the LOC129876591 gene encoding bZIP transcription factor TGA10-like, protein MGLQSHENQISFGSHNHHQFHQQPQHHQHQHQQLLFQNNTDQRNNADQISFGMLHQASSVIPENFINKESSSTGGYDLGELDDQALFLYLDAQDPSSNHDQIQNNSEMMRPPTLNIFPSQPMHVEPSSTKGNAGFVSSGSEKSSEPSIMELSKSKNNILSTSSGPEPKIAKREWNRKGQNSGSEQNAPKSTDHKTLRRLAQNREAARKSRIRKKAYIQQLESSRIRLAQLEQELQRARSQGFHFAGNALLGGDQGLPSNIGNMTSDAAVFDMEYSRWLEEHHRLMCELRNAVTEHFPENDLRIYVENCVTHYDEIMNLKSMLVKSDVFHLISGMWKTPAERCFIWMGDFRPSELIKIILSQIEPLTEQQFVGICGLQQSTQEAEEALSQGLENLNQSVLDTIVSDALLANCPQNMANYMGQMALAINKLSTIEGFVRQADNLRHQTIHRLHQILTSRQAARCFLAIAEYFHRLRALSSLWVARPRQE, encoded by the exons atggGTCTtcaaagtcatgaaaatcaaatTTCTTTTGGAAGTCATAATCATCATCAATTTCATCAACAACCTCagcatcatcaacatcaacaccaaCAACTATTATTCCAAAATAATACTGATCAACGAAATAACGCTGATCAGATTTCTTTTGGAATGTTACATCAGGCATCTTCTGTCATACCAGAAAACTTCAT AAACAAAGAGAGTAGCAGTACTGGAGGTTATGATTTAGGTGAACTAGATGATCAAGCACTTTTCCTTTACCTTGATGCTCAAGATCCTTCTTCAAATCACGATCAAATAC aaaataattcagagaTGATGAGACCACCAACTCTCAACATTTTTCCATCACAACCCATGCATGTTGAGCCATCATCCACAAAG GGAAATGCTGGATTTGTTTCTAGTGGTTCTGAGAAATCATCTGAGCCGTCCATAATGGAGTTATCAAAGtccaaaaataatatactttCTACTTCTTCTGGACCTGAACCTAAAATTGCTAAG CGAGAGTGGAACAGAAAAGGTCAAAATTCAGGTTCAGAGCAAAATGCACCTAAATCAACAGATCATAAG ACATTGAGGAGACTTGCTCAGAATAGAGAGGCAGCTAGAAAAAGCAGAATTAGGAAAAAG GCTTATATTCAACAACTAGAGTCTAGTAGAATAAGGCTTGCCCAGCTAGAGCAAGAGCTACAAAGGGCTAGATCTCAA GGTTTTCATTTTGCGGGTAATGCTCTATTAGGAGGAGACCAAGGACTTCCTAGTAACATTGGAAACATGACCTCAG ATGCTGCAGTGTTTGATATGGAATACTCAAGGTGGCTGGAGGAACATCATCGTCTTATGTGCGAGCTACGAAATGCAGTGACCGAACATTTTCCAGAGAACGATCTTCGAATTTACGTCGAAAATTGTGTGACACATTACGATGAAATCATGAATCTCAAGAGCATGCTTGTAAAATCAGATGTGTTTCATCTTATTTCCGGCATGTGGAAAACTCCGGCGGAGCGTTGTTTCATTTGGATGGGAGATTTCCGTCCATCCGAGCTCATCAAG ATAATCCTGAGTCAGATAGAGCCATTAACAGAACAACAATTTGTGGGAATATGTGGATTACAACAATCAACACAAGAAGCTGAGGAAGCTCTCTCACAAGGGCTGGAAAATTTGAATCAATCAGTTTTAGACACAATTGTCTCTGATGCATTATTGGCTAATTGCCCTCAAAACATGGCCAATTATATGGGACAAATGGCTCTTGCCATCAACAAACTCTCCACTATTGAAGGCTTTGTTAGAcag GCGGATAATTTGAGACATCAGACAATTCATCGACTTCATCAAATCTTGACAAGCCGTCAAGCTGCAAGGTGTTTTTTGGCAATTGCTGAATATTTCCACAGGCTTAGAGCTCTCAGCTCTCTTTGGGTGGCGCGGCCTCGACAGGAATAA
- the LOC129876426 gene encoding uncharacterized protein LOC129876426 — translation MNDFIDKETKPNICIEEESVRMSQILRAAFSDASDREGALNHFNHRHPLLRLHLRESEGIQCSFCNIVISGPGYACNKHCDYYLHDVCSNFPREIRHDFHPGSDHTLMLHPFRDTNREQFHCAACGHDDSVHPLFQSYYGCKSCNFNLHVECASIPITLDQKVKYPLHLFLSFPITSETATLFCLICAKVVPTSGCWLFYNHEHDYLCHFSCTAVSEYGMENHSMGKLQKRLQTLATTNRPPTTLAGQPSGDVTHFSHRHALKEYNLAKPLACSLCYLSYLTGYFCSRCNYFIDKICFSVPSMIQHMSHPQHPLKLTCYLDFQNENVDCPGCEAKIKNVPSRAYYCAPCKFFMNRQCAGAPKTLTLADSVSYKLFFEFPFKHENAEIKCNICSKKVVTKGGLLYYNLEHDEVLHVCCALTKESNNNKTKMDMLSIQRLNEVRIAE, via the coding sequence ATGAATGATTTCATTGACAAGGAAACTAAGCCCAATATCTGCATAGAAGAGGAATCAGTGCGAATGAGTCAGATACTACGAGCTGCTTTTTCTGATGCCTCAGATCGTGAGGGTGCCTTGAATCATTTCAACCATCGTCATCCATTGCTTCGATTGCACCTTCGAGAGAGTGAAGGAATCCAATGCAGCTTTTGCAACATCGTCATCTCTGGTCCAGGTTATGCCTGCAATAAACATTGTGATTATTACCTTCATGATGTGTGTAGTAATTTCCCCAGAGAAATTCGCCATGATTTTCATCCTGGCTCTGACCACACTCTTATGCTCCACCCCTTTAGGGACACAAATCGAGAGCAGTTTCATTGTGCTGCGTGTGGACATGATGATTCTGTTCATCCTCTGTTCCAGTCATACTATGGCTGCAAGTCGTGCAATTTCAATCTTCATGTTGAATGCGCTTCTATACCCATAACTTTGGACCAAAAAGTGAAATATCCGCTTCATCTGTTCCTTTCTTTCCCAATAACCAGTGAGACTGCTACTCTTTTCTGCTTAATTTGTGCTAAAGTTGTTCCCACTTCCGGATGCTGGCTATTTTACAACCATGAGCATGATTACCTCTGTCACTTCAGTTGTACTGCTGTATCAGAATACGGAATGGAGAATCATTCCATGGGTAAACTTCAAAAGCGGCTGCAAACTCTGGCAACAACAAATCGCCCTCCTACTACACTTGCAGGTCAACCGTCTGGGGACGTTACACATTTCTCTCACCGACATGCTCTCAAGGAATATAACTTGGCCAAACCCCTGGCCTGCAGCTTGTGCTACCTTAGTTATTTGACAGGGTACTTTTGCAGTAGGTGCAATTACTTTATCGACAAGATTTGCTTCTCGGTTCCATCCATGATTCAACATATGTCTCATCCCCAACACCCTCTCAAGCTAACTTGCTACTTGGATTTTCAAAATGAGAATGTCGATTGCCCGGGCTGCGAGGCTAAAATCAAAAATGTTCCTAGCAGGGCCTACTATTGCGCTCCATGCAAATTCTTTATGAATCGCCAGTGTGCTGGAGCTCCAAAGACCTTGACGCTGGCAGACAGTGTCTCGTACAAGCTCTTCTTTGAATTCCCCTTTAAGCATGAGAATGCAGAGATCAAGTGCAACATTTGTTCCAAGAAAGTGGTTACCAAAGGCGGACTGTTGTACTATAATCTAGAGCATGATGAAGTTTTGCACGTTTGTTGTGCCCTCACAAAAGAATCCAACAACAATAAGACGAAGATGGATATGTTATCAATTCAACGGTTAAATGAAGTGAGGATAGCTGAGTAA
- the LOC129876427 gene encoding uncharacterized protein LOC129876427 isoform X1 — MMEKFLPVGRFDDFRCSGDSILLLSGPPSSGKTSLAFQFAINSAIAGDRNVVFICNRRKLESKPPYLAQGIDPCSDVINRIQMKYIDDEEGIKKYFAAFHMHDPSPVSVIIDDFADFFDQGYLLHFLSIPKQCVSISFMSKSFFRNCQERYNNTRGRDLAMVRVLALCHNAIMYANEKGPCQLLLSDTHNGDSPRLLYLYKRWVSSIYTIKGDGFGSYLIRSLGVAKSATTKLAKYSIALQYLVYEGITEDEEQSDE, encoded by the exons ATGATGGAGAAATTCTTACCGGTTGGACGATTTGATGATTTTCGCTGCAGTGGTGACTCAATTCTCCTTCTTTCTGGCCCTCCCTCATC AGGGAAGACCTCTTTAGCTTTCCAATTCGCAATTAATTCTGCAATTGCTGGTGACCGTAATGTTGTCTTCATTTGCAACCGTCGGAAGTTGGAGAGTAAACCCCCCTATTTAGCTCAG GGAATTGATCCGTGTTCTGATGTTATTAACCGTATTCAGATGAA GTATATAGACGACGAGGAAGGAATTAAGAAATACTTTGCTGCATTTCATATGCATGATCCTTCTCCAGTTTCAGTTATTATTGATGATTTTGCTGATTTTTTTGATCAAGGGTACTTACTTCATTTCTTGTCAATCCCGAAACAATGTGTCAGTATCAGTTTTATGTCTAAATCTTTTTTCAGAAACTGCCAAGAGAGATACAATAATACTCGAGGAAGGGATTTGGCGATGGTTCGAGTATTAGCCTTATGTCATAATGCGATTATGTATGCTAA TGAAAAGGGGCCATGTCAGCTTCTACTCTCCGATACTCATAATGGTGACTCTCCAAGGTTGCTATACCTTTACAAGAGATGGGTCTCTTCAATCTACACAATCAAAG GGGATGGCTTTGGATCATATCTTATTAGGAGTTTGGGTGTTGCCAAATCTGCAACAACTAAACTTGCAAAATACTCCATAGCTCTTCAGTATTTGGTTTATGAAGGTATTACAGAAGATGAAGAGCAATCAGATGAATGA
- the LOC129876427 gene encoding uncharacterized protein LOC129876427 isoform X2 — translation MMEKFLPVGRFDDFRCSGDSILLLSGPPSSGKTSLAFQFAINSAIAGDRNVVFICNRRKLESKPPYLAQGIDPCSDVINRIQMKYIDDEEGIKKYFAAFHMHDPSPVSVIIDDFADFFDQGNCQERYNNTRGRDLAMVRVLALCHNAIMYANEKGPCQLLLSDTHNGDSPRLLYLYKRWVSSIYTIKGDGFGSYLIRSLGVAKSATTKLAKYSIALQYLVYEGITEDEEQSDE, via the exons ATGATGGAGAAATTCTTACCGGTTGGACGATTTGATGATTTTCGCTGCAGTGGTGACTCAATTCTCCTTCTTTCTGGCCCTCCCTCATC AGGGAAGACCTCTTTAGCTTTCCAATTCGCAATTAATTCTGCAATTGCTGGTGACCGTAATGTTGTCTTCATTTGCAACCGTCGGAAGTTGGAGAGTAAACCCCCCTATTTAGCTCAG GGAATTGATCCGTGTTCTGATGTTATTAACCGTATTCAGATGAA GTATATAGACGACGAGGAAGGAATTAAGAAATACTTTGCTGCATTTCATATGCATGATCCTTCTCCAGTTTCAGTTATTATTGATGATTTTGCTGATTTTTTTGATCAAGG AAACTGCCAAGAGAGATACAATAATACTCGAGGAAGGGATTTGGCGATGGTTCGAGTATTAGCCTTATGTCATAATGCGATTATGTATGCTAA TGAAAAGGGGCCATGTCAGCTTCTACTCTCCGATACTCATAATGGTGACTCTCCAAGGTTGCTATACCTTTACAAGAGATGGGTCTCTTCAATCTACACAATCAAAG GGGATGGCTTTGGATCATATCTTATTAGGAGTTTGGGTGTTGCCAAATCTGCAACAACTAAACTTGCAAAATACTCCATAGCTCTTCAGTATTTGGTTTATGAAGGTATTACAGAAGATGAAGAGCAATCAGATGAATGA